From a single Meles meles chromosome 21, mMelMel3.1 paternal haplotype, whole genome shotgun sequence genomic region:
- the LOC123933612 gene encoding transport and Golgi organization protein 1 homolog, with amino-acid sequence MMVQRLLFWLLLFPCPSSPNPNLVFSLPDHFRLGPDVTEVLWKLLILTAFLGSCAFLIYLWRTVLAIKPRQYGVTLDQIKKKIDDLKKENRDLEKNIASWEEKIREAKKQAETKREQREKLSLAEVNKLKENIKNVEEINENLKDILHCKQALLQVVREKDIKNVDVVQDELDDRELRALAPKNQEMEEYEKFLEDQYNALRSQKTAKEAELNLLKKKVDMVVEFTERQKLTAEEKLKETIYELNATKNELLAAEANLKVTKEEMDKYRQQVEEMQDQLLEAEFTFKHQIAVQERKAAANWMKTRDWERRIVQQRRENAYLEYRLRMMEGEMLPVGSMWHGPMPARPELQKPLWQAPRPVPRMNSSTDPQKDPEMAMQVGTGVRVFPRCPGPLRMPYHMGPGFPPPPPPPQWWPWGPQPHLIPPPHGLPSHSEARGAQGDNSSSVPKKVPEENQANHFVV; translated from the exons ATGATGGTGCAAAGGCTACTCTTCTGGCTCCTCTTGTTCCCGTGTCCCAGTTCCCCAAACCCAAAT CTTGTCTTTTCCTTGCCTGACCATTTCCGTCTTGGCCCTGATGTGACTGAAGTTCTGTGGAAGCTTCTCATTTTAACTGCCTTCTTGGGATCCTGTGCCTTTCTCATTTACCTCTGGAGGACCGTCCTCGCC aTAAAGCCTCGACAATATGGAG ttactttagaccaaataaagaagaagattgatgaccttaaaaaggaaaacagagatctTGAGAAAAACATAGCTAGTTGGGAGGAGAAG ATCAGGGAAGCAAAGAAGCAAGCAGAAACGAAGAGAGAACAAAGAGAGAAGCTTTCCCTTGctgaagtaaataaattgaaa GAGAACATCAAAAATGTGGAAGAGATTAATGAAAATCTGAAGGACATCCTTCATTGTAAACAGGCTCTCTTACAAGTTGTGAGAGAAAAGGATATCAAGAATGTGGATGTG GTCCAAGATGAATTGGATGATCGAGAACTGAGAGCCTTGGCACCCAAAAACCAAGAAATGGAAG AATATGAAAAGTTCCTGGAAGACCAGTATAATGCCCTGCGTTCTCAGAAAACAGCTAAAGAAGCAGAATTGAACCTGCTAAAGAAGAAAGTGGATATGGTGGTGGAGTTCACTGAAAGACAAAAACTGACTGCAGAAGA GAAGCTAAAAGAGACCATTTATGAACTGAATGCAACCAAGAATGAGCTGTTAGCTGCCGAAGCAAATCTGAAGGtaaccaaagaagaaatggacaagTATAG GCAACAAGTGGAAGAAATGCAAGATCAGCTGCTGGAGGCCGAGTTCACCTTCAAACACCAG ATCGCAGTTCAGGAGAGGAAAGCTGCGGCTAACTGG ATGAAGACTCGAGATTGGGAGAGGAGAATAGTGCAGCAGAGAAGGGAGAACGCCTACCTGGAATACAG ACTGCGCATGATGGAAGGGGAGATGCTGCCTGTGGGATCCATGTGGCACGGACCGATGCCGGCAAGGCCTGAGTTGCAGAAGCCTCTGTGGCAAG CACCGAGACCGGTTCCCAGGATGAACAGCAGCACCGACCCTCAAAAGGACCCAGAGATGGCTATG CAGGTCGGTACAGGTGTGAGAGTGTTTCCTCGCTGCCCAGGGCCCCTCCGTATGCCCTACCACATGGGGccaggcttccctcctcctcctccacctccacagTGGTGGCCATGGGGGCCTCAGCCACACCTCATTCCTCCACCACATG GGCTTCCTTCCCATTCAGAAGCCCGTGGAGCTCAAGGGGACAATAGCAGCTCTGTGCCCAAGAAGGTCCCAGAGGAGAACCAA GCTAATCATTTTGTAGTCTGA